In one window of Chanodichthys erythropterus isolate Z2021 chromosome 23, ASM2448905v1, whole genome shotgun sequence DNA:
- the LOC137014265 gene encoding GTPase IMAP family member 8-like isoform X3, which translates to MVSELRIVLLGKNESANNRVRNFILGIDESGTTSPPDVHQLTKRSQVKDRLITIISSPHLLQPDLSHRQVTQGVRECVCLSDPGPHAIILVMQHDDLSEDNIGRIKYVLEQFHEKAITHTIMLTIEQLSSPLTLINNDVKQLINECGGGHFPFDEKESGFCSKIIQMVEKIKEEYEEFLKCEIFDDAEDGTSVDKKQSTSEDSAREEAEKKEGKGGGRSTVPGKGKINFVLCGSDTKLKTSVSKMLRGKTIKESSSTRQRESSLVCVKKEVNIHGRHLTVVELPALTRLSEEEVINQTLQCVSLCDSGVHSFFHIIPVGPLTDGDKTEMERIHKIFYSKDHFSVLFTADLIVDQNVTDFVTSEEYKRIVDLYGCWNKVIGLKEHRGTQIYDLLECIENFKKEPYSLQMYIKAQENRVRDELEEKLSEMKSTIKELQQKIQEDDEDESTDSGSLRIVMIGKTGNGKSETGNTILNRKEFHTEASSDSVTTLCMKGVGEVQGKAVAVVDTPGLFDTTLSNEQVQEEIVKCVSLSAPGPHVFIVVLKVGRFTKEEKDTVDLIKGIFGPNAAQFSIVLFTRGDDLEKQTIEQYVEKSKNADLKKLIRDCGNRFLVFNNREKDDRTQVTQLFKIIEEVKKSNKGQYFTNSMFEEAEMSIKKRVEEILKEKEREIQAKYHTEMESMMERLEKEKREADEEKMKMEAQFREKEETLKKEFDEKEKKEQNRQEEENKRSLEEEKQQKHEYDQKIEVMQREMENQRSLYEKQQKEKEEQDKKREEKYKQDQKNLIDEQKRAIEQLQREQEEETERRHLEEQEKIRDEEEERQRWQRKIKEHENDKKEIQEKIKQQQREWEERTKRQMREREEEDRKQKERHEEQLREKEKEREKIRDKFQRERDEERQKLEEERQQWKDAEKRERERKEREFEEMKKHYEQQARDRKEDWERTKRNDDERREEERNRWRKTIEYLKQEQEQENSRRDAEEKERKVKEKNEHDKMKEEYEQKIKYIEKEYEDEARKQAEEFNEFRENKDLHIQELCDRLNDIQKQYKVLDELYSHFKEKTSIKTTELEKEIEQLKKKGKCTIQ; encoded by the exons ATgg TGAGTGAGTTGAGGATTGTTCTGCTGGGAAAAAATGAATCCGCAAACAACAGAGTTAGAAACTTTATCCTAGGAATAGATGAGAGTGGAACAACATCTCCACCTGATGTACATCAGCTCACCAAAAGAAGCCAAGTGAAGGACAGACTCATCACTATCATCAGCTCTCCTCACCTGCTACAGCCAGATCTCTCACACCGTCAGGTCACTCAGggagtgagagagtgtgtgtgtctgtctgatCCAGGACCTCATGCAATCATACTCGTAATGCAGCATGATGACTTAAGTGAGGACAACATTGGGAGAATAAAATATGTGCTTGAACAATTTCATGAGAAAGCAATTACACATACCATCATGCTAACTATTGAGCAATTGAGCTCCCCGCTGactttaataaataatgatgtaaaacaattaataaatgaatgtgGAGGGGGACATTTTCCATTTGATGAAAAAGAATCAGGATTCTGCTCCAAGATAATTCAAATGGTAGAGAAGATAAAGGAAGAATATGAAGAGTTTCTCAAATGTGAGATATTTGATGATGCAGAAGACGGAACATCAGTGGATAAAAAGCAGAGCACATCTGAGGATTCAGCCAGAGAGGAAGCGGAAAAGAAGGAGGGAAAAGGTGGAGGAAGAT CAACTGTTCCtggaaaaggaaaaattaaCTTTGTGCTGTGTGGAAGTGACACAAAACTCAAGACCTCAGTGTCCAAAATGTTACGAGGGAAAACAATAAAAGAATCTTCATCCACACGTCAGAGAGAGTCTAGTTTAGTGTGTGTGAAGAAAGAGGTGAACATACATGGACGGCACCTCACTGTGGTGGAGCTTCCAGCTCTCACTCGGCTCTCAGAAGAGGAAGTGATAAACCAGACTCTCCAGTGTGTATCTCTCTGTGATTCTGGAGTTCATAGTTTCTTCCATATTATTCCTGTTGGTCCACTTACTGACGGAGACAAAACAGAAATGGAGAGGATCCATAAGATATTTTACTCCAAAGACCACTTCTCTGTGCTTTTCACAGCAGATCTCATTGTTGACCAAAATGTGACAGATTTTGTGACATCCGAAGAATATAAGAGGATTGTCGATCTTTATGGGTGTTGGAACAAGGTGATAGGATTGAAGGAACATAGAGGAACACAGATCTATGACCTGTTGGAATGTATAGAGAACTTTAAAAAGGAACCATATTCACTCCAGATGTACATAAAAGCTCAAGAAAACAGAGTCAGGGATGAACTAGAGGAAAAACTGAGTGAAATGAAGAGTACAATCAAAGAGTTACAGCAGAAGATTCAAGAGG atgatgaagatgaatcAACAGATTCAGGCTCTTTAAGGATAGTGATGATTGGAAAGACTGGAAATGGAAAAAGTGAAACAGGAAACACCATCCTCAATAGAAAAGAGTTTCACACTGAAGCCAGTTCAGATTCTGTGACGACTCTCTGTATGAAAGGAGTTGGTGAAGTTCAGGGTAAAGCAGTAGCTGTTGTTGATACTCCAGGTCTGTTTGATACCACACTGTCCAATGAACAAGTGCAGGAAGAAATTGTGAAATGTGTTTCACTGTCAGCACCTGGACCCCATGTCTTCATTGTTGTCTTGAAAGTGGGAAGATTCACAAAGGAGGAGAAAGACACTGTGGATCTGATAAAGGGGATTTTTGGACCAAATGCTGCACAGTTCAGCATTGTTCTCTTCACAAGAGGAGATGACctggaaaaacaaacaatagaACAATATGTAGAGAAAAGTAAAAATGCAGATCTCAAGAAATTGATCAGAGACTGTGGAAACAGGTTTTTGGTTTTTAATAACAGAGAAAAGGATGATCGCACACAAGTTACTCAGCTTTTTAAGATTATAGAAGAAGTGAAAAAATCTAATAAGGGGCAGTATTTCACAAACAGCATGTTTGAAGAAGCAGAGATGTCCATTAAAAAGAGAGTGGAGGAAATactgaaagaaaaagagagagaaatccAGGCAAAGTATCACACAGAAATGGAAAGCATGATGGAGAGActagagaaagagaaaagagaagcagatgaggaaaaaatgaaaatggaggCTCAGTTCAGAGAAAAAGAGGAGACTCTCAAAAAAGAGTttgatgaaaaagaaaaaaaagaacagaacaGACAAGAGGAAGAGAACAAGAGGAGTttagaagaagaaaaacaacaaaaacatgaatatgACCAAAAAATTGAAGTGATGCAGAGAGAGATGGAAAATCAGAGATCACTCtatgaaaaacaacaaaaagaaaaagaagagcaGGATAAAAAGAGAGAAGAGAAATATAAACAAGATCAAAAAAACCTTATAGATGAGCAAAAGCGTGCCATTGAACAATTACAAAGGGAACAAGAAGAGGAAACTGAAAGAAGACATTTGGAGGAACAAGAGAAAATTAGGGACGAAGaggaagagagacagagatggcaaagaaaaataaaagagcatgaaaatgacaaaaaagagATTCAAGAGAAAATTAAACAGCAACAGAGAGAATGGGAAGAGCGAACGAAAAGACAGATGAGAGAACGAGAGGAAGAGGACAGAAAGCAAAAAGAGAGACATGAAGAACAAttaagagaaaaagagaaggaAAGGGAGAAAATAAGAGACAAATTTCAAAGAGAAAGAGATGAAGAAAGACAAAAGTTAGAGGAGGAGAGACAGCAGTGGAAAGATgcagagaaaagagagagagagcgaaaaGAGAGAGAATTTGAAGAAATGAAAAAACATTATGAACAGCAGGCACGAGATAGAAAAGAAGATTGGGAGAGAACTAAACGAAACGATGATGAgagaagagaagaagagagaaatAGATGGAGGAAAACGATAGAATATCTTAAGCAAGAGCAAGAGCAGGAGAACAGCAGAAGAGATGcagaggagaaagagagaaaagtaaaagaaaaaaatgagcaTGATAAAATGAAAGAGGAATATGAACAGAAAATTAAGTATATAGAGAAGGAATATGAAGATGAAGCCAGAAAACAAGCAGAGGAATTTAATGAGTTCAGAGAGAATAAAGATCTGCACATTCAAGAGCTCTGTGACAGGCTTAATGATattcaaaaacaatataaagTACTGGATGAACTGTATAGTCACTTCAAAGAAAAAACAAGCATAAAAACTACAGAATTGGAGAAAGAAATTGAACAAttgaaaaagaaaggaaaatgtacaattcagtaA
- the LOC137014265 gene encoding GTPase IMAP family member 8-like isoform X2 — translation MESKKKRSPSGDRPDMSELRIVLLGKNESANNRVRNFILGIDESGTTSPPDVHQLTKRSQVKDRLITIISSPHLLQPDLSHRQVTQGVRECVCLSDPGPHAIILVMQHDDLSEDNIGRIKYVLEQFHEKAITHTIMLTIEQLSSPLTLINNDVKQLINECGGGHFPFDEKESGFCSKIIQMVEKIKEEYEEFLKCEIFDDAEDGTSVDKKQSTSEDSAREEAEKKEGKGGGRSTVPGKGKINFVLCGSDTKLKTSVSKMLRGKTIKESSSTRQRESSLVCVKKEVNIHGRHLTVVELPALTRLSEEEVINQTLQCVSLCDSGVHSFFHIIPVGPLTDGDKTEMERIHKIFYSKDHFSVLFTADLIVDQNVTDFVTSEEYKRIVDLYGCWNKVIGLKEHRGTQIYDLLECIENFKKEPYSLQMYIKAQENRVRDELEEKLSEMKSTIKELQQKIQEDDEDESTDSGSLRIVMIGKTGNGKSETGNTILNRKEFHTEASSDSVTTLCMKGVGEVQGKAVAVVDTPGLFDTTLSNEQVQEEIVKCVSLSAPGPHVFIVVLKVGRFTKEEKDTVDLIKGIFGPNAAQFSIVLFTRGDDLEKQTIEQYVEKSKNADLKKLIRDCGNRFLVFNNREKDDRTQVTQLFKIIEEVKKSNKGQYFTNSMFEEAEMSIKKRVEEILKEKEREIQAKYHTEMESMMERLEKEKREADEEKMKMEAQFREKEETLKKEFDEKEKKEQNRQEEENKRSLEEEKQQKHEYDQKIEVMQREMENQRSLYEKQQKEKEEQDKKREEKYKQDQKNLIDEQKRAIEQLQREQEEETERRHLEEQEKIRDEEEERQRWQRKIKEHENDKKEIQEKIKQQQREWEERTKRQMREREEEDRKQKERHEEQLREKEKEREKIRDKFQRERDEERQKLEEERQQWKDAEKRERERKEREFEEMKKHYEQQARDRKEDWERTKRNDDERREEERNRWRKTIEYLKQEQEQENSRRDAEEKERKVKEKNEHDKMKEEYEQKIKYIEKEYEDEARKQAEEFNEFRENKDLHIQELCDRLNDIQKQYKVLDELYSHFKEKTSIKTTELEKEIEQLKKKGKCTIQ, via the exons ATgg AGAGCAAAAAGAAACGAAGTCCTAGTGGTGACCGTCCGGACa TGAGTGAGTTGAGGATTGTTCTGCTGGGAAAAAATGAATCCGCAAACAACAGAGTTAGAAACTTTATCCTAGGAATAGATGAGAGTGGAACAACATCTCCACCTGATGTACATCAGCTCACCAAAAGAAGCCAAGTGAAGGACAGACTCATCACTATCATCAGCTCTCCTCACCTGCTACAGCCAGATCTCTCACACCGTCAGGTCACTCAGggagtgagagagtgtgtgtgtctgtctgatCCAGGACCTCATGCAATCATACTCGTAATGCAGCATGATGACTTAAGTGAGGACAACATTGGGAGAATAAAATATGTGCTTGAACAATTTCATGAGAAAGCAATTACACATACCATCATGCTAACTATTGAGCAATTGAGCTCCCCGCTGactttaataaataatgatgtaaaacaattaataaatgaatgtgGAGGGGGACATTTTCCATTTGATGAAAAAGAATCAGGATTCTGCTCCAAGATAATTCAAATGGTAGAGAAGATAAAGGAAGAATATGAAGAGTTTCTCAAATGTGAGATATTTGATGATGCAGAAGACGGAACATCAGTGGATAAAAAGCAGAGCACATCTGAGGATTCAGCCAGAGAGGAAGCGGAAAAGAAGGAGGGAAAAGGTGGAGGAAGAT CAACTGTTCCtggaaaaggaaaaattaaCTTTGTGCTGTGTGGAAGTGACACAAAACTCAAGACCTCAGTGTCCAAAATGTTACGAGGGAAAACAATAAAAGAATCTTCATCCACACGTCAGAGAGAGTCTAGTTTAGTGTGTGTGAAGAAAGAGGTGAACATACATGGACGGCACCTCACTGTGGTGGAGCTTCCAGCTCTCACTCGGCTCTCAGAAGAGGAAGTGATAAACCAGACTCTCCAGTGTGTATCTCTCTGTGATTCTGGAGTTCATAGTTTCTTCCATATTATTCCTGTTGGTCCACTTACTGACGGAGACAAAACAGAAATGGAGAGGATCCATAAGATATTTTACTCCAAAGACCACTTCTCTGTGCTTTTCACAGCAGATCTCATTGTTGACCAAAATGTGACAGATTTTGTGACATCCGAAGAATATAAGAGGATTGTCGATCTTTATGGGTGTTGGAACAAGGTGATAGGATTGAAGGAACATAGAGGAACACAGATCTATGACCTGTTGGAATGTATAGAGAACTTTAAAAAGGAACCATATTCACTCCAGATGTACATAAAAGCTCAAGAAAACAGAGTCAGGGATGAACTAGAGGAAAAACTGAGTGAAATGAAGAGTACAATCAAAGAGTTACAGCAGAAGATTCAAGAGG atgatgaagatgaatcAACAGATTCAGGCTCTTTAAGGATAGTGATGATTGGAAAGACTGGAAATGGAAAAAGTGAAACAGGAAACACCATCCTCAATAGAAAAGAGTTTCACACTGAAGCCAGTTCAGATTCTGTGACGACTCTCTGTATGAAAGGAGTTGGTGAAGTTCAGGGTAAAGCAGTAGCTGTTGTTGATACTCCAGGTCTGTTTGATACCACACTGTCCAATGAACAAGTGCAGGAAGAAATTGTGAAATGTGTTTCACTGTCAGCACCTGGACCCCATGTCTTCATTGTTGTCTTGAAAGTGGGAAGATTCACAAAGGAGGAGAAAGACACTGTGGATCTGATAAAGGGGATTTTTGGACCAAATGCTGCACAGTTCAGCATTGTTCTCTTCACAAGAGGAGATGACctggaaaaacaaacaatagaACAATATGTAGAGAAAAGTAAAAATGCAGATCTCAAGAAATTGATCAGAGACTGTGGAAACAGGTTTTTGGTTTTTAATAACAGAGAAAAGGATGATCGCACACAAGTTACTCAGCTTTTTAAGATTATAGAAGAAGTGAAAAAATCTAATAAGGGGCAGTATTTCACAAACAGCATGTTTGAAGAAGCAGAGATGTCCATTAAAAAGAGAGTGGAGGAAATactgaaagaaaaagagagagaaatccAGGCAAAGTATCACACAGAAATGGAAAGCATGATGGAGAGActagagaaagagaaaagagaagcagatgaggaaaaaatgaaaatggaggCTCAGTTCAGAGAAAAAGAGGAGACTCTCAAAAAAGAGTttgatgaaaaagaaaaaaaagaacagaacaGACAAGAGGAAGAGAACAAGAGGAGTttagaagaagaaaaacaacaaaaacatgaatatgACCAAAAAATTGAAGTGATGCAGAGAGAGATGGAAAATCAGAGATCACTCtatgaaaaacaacaaaaagaaaaagaagagcaGGATAAAAAGAGAGAAGAGAAATATAAACAAGATCAAAAAAACCTTATAGATGAGCAAAAGCGTGCCATTGAACAATTACAAAGGGAACAAGAAGAGGAAACTGAAAGAAGACATTTGGAGGAACAAGAGAAAATTAGGGACGAAGaggaagagagacagagatggcaaagaaaaataaaagagcatgaaaatgacaaaaaagagATTCAAGAGAAAATTAAACAGCAACAGAGAGAATGGGAAGAGCGAACGAAAAGACAGATGAGAGAACGAGAGGAAGAGGACAGAAAGCAAAAAGAGAGACATGAAGAACAAttaagagaaaaagagaaggaAAGGGAGAAAATAAGAGACAAATTTCAAAGAGAAAGAGATGAAGAAAGACAAAAGTTAGAGGAGGAGAGACAGCAGTGGAAAGATgcagagaaaagagagagagagcgaaaaGAGAGAGAATTTGAAGAAATGAAAAAACATTATGAACAGCAGGCACGAGATAGAAAAGAAGATTGGGAGAGAACTAAACGAAACGATGATGAgagaagagaagaagagagaaatAGATGGAGGAAAACGATAGAATATCTTAAGCAAGAGCAAGAGCAGGAGAACAGCAGAAGAGATGcagaggagaaagagagaaaagtaaaagaaaaaaatgagcaTGATAAAATGAAAGAGGAATATGAACAGAAAATTAAGTATATAGAGAAGGAATATGAAGATGAAGCCAGAAAACAAGCAGAGGAATTTAATGAGTTCAGAGAGAATAAAGATCTGCACATTCAAGAGCTCTGTGACAGGCTTAATGATattcaaaaacaatataaagTACTGGATGAACTGTATAGTCACTTCAAAGAAAAAACAAGCATAAAAACTACAGAATTGGAGAAAGAAATTGAACAAttgaaaaagaaaggaaaatgtacaattcagtaA
- the LOC137014265 gene encoding GTPase IMAP family member 8-like isoform X1: MDLTRKARSGEREFRPTQSKKKRSPSGDRPDMSELRIVLLGKNESANNRVRNFILGIDESGTTSPPDVHQLTKRSQVKDRLITIISSPHLLQPDLSHRQVTQGVRECVCLSDPGPHAIILVMQHDDLSEDNIGRIKYVLEQFHEKAITHTIMLTIEQLSSPLTLINNDVKQLINECGGGHFPFDEKESGFCSKIIQMVEKIKEEYEEFLKCEIFDDAEDGTSVDKKQSTSEDSAREEAEKKEGKGGGRSTVPGKGKINFVLCGSDTKLKTSVSKMLRGKTIKESSSTRQRESSLVCVKKEVNIHGRHLTVVELPALTRLSEEEVINQTLQCVSLCDSGVHSFFHIIPVGPLTDGDKTEMERIHKIFYSKDHFSVLFTADLIVDQNVTDFVTSEEYKRIVDLYGCWNKVIGLKEHRGTQIYDLLECIENFKKEPYSLQMYIKAQENRVRDELEEKLSEMKSTIKELQQKIQEDDEDESTDSGSLRIVMIGKTGNGKSETGNTILNRKEFHTEASSDSVTTLCMKGVGEVQGKAVAVVDTPGLFDTTLSNEQVQEEIVKCVSLSAPGPHVFIVVLKVGRFTKEEKDTVDLIKGIFGPNAAQFSIVLFTRGDDLEKQTIEQYVEKSKNADLKKLIRDCGNRFLVFNNREKDDRTQVTQLFKIIEEVKKSNKGQYFTNSMFEEAEMSIKKRVEEILKEKEREIQAKYHTEMESMMERLEKEKREADEEKMKMEAQFREKEETLKKEFDEKEKKEQNRQEEENKRSLEEEKQQKHEYDQKIEVMQREMENQRSLYEKQQKEKEEQDKKREEKYKQDQKNLIDEQKRAIEQLQREQEEETERRHLEEQEKIRDEEEERQRWQRKIKEHENDKKEIQEKIKQQQREWEERTKRQMREREEEDRKQKERHEEQLREKEKEREKIRDKFQRERDEERQKLEEERQQWKDAEKRERERKEREFEEMKKHYEQQARDRKEDWERTKRNDDERREEERNRWRKTIEYLKQEQEQENSRRDAEEKERKVKEKNEHDKMKEEYEQKIKYIEKEYEDEARKQAEEFNEFRENKDLHIQELCDRLNDIQKQYKVLDELYSHFKEKTSIKTTELEKEIEQLKKKGKCTIQ, encoded by the exons ATgg ATCTCACACGGAAAGCAAGAAGCGGAGAAAGAGAGTTTAGGCCTACTC AGAGCAAAAAGAAACGAAGTCCTAGTGGTGACCGTCCGGACa TGAGTGAGTTGAGGATTGTTCTGCTGGGAAAAAATGAATCCGCAAACAACAGAGTTAGAAACTTTATCCTAGGAATAGATGAGAGTGGAACAACATCTCCACCTGATGTACATCAGCTCACCAAAAGAAGCCAAGTGAAGGACAGACTCATCACTATCATCAGCTCTCCTCACCTGCTACAGCCAGATCTCTCACACCGTCAGGTCACTCAGggagtgagagagtgtgtgtgtctgtctgatCCAGGACCTCATGCAATCATACTCGTAATGCAGCATGATGACTTAAGTGAGGACAACATTGGGAGAATAAAATATGTGCTTGAACAATTTCATGAGAAAGCAATTACACATACCATCATGCTAACTATTGAGCAATTGAGCTCCCCGCTGactttaataaataatgatgtaaaacaattaataaatgaatgtgGAGGGGGACATTTTCCATTTGATGAAAAAGAATCAGGATTCTGCTCCAAGATAATTCAAATGGTAGAGAAGATAAAGGAAGAATATGAAGAGTTTCTCAAATGTGAGATATTTGATGATGCAGAAGACGGAACATCAGTGGATAAAAAGCAGAGCACATCTGAGGATTCAGCCAGAGAGGAAGCGGAAAAGAAGGAGGGAAAAGGTGGAGGAAGAT CAACTGTTCCtggaaaaggaaaaattaaCTTTGTGCTGTGTGGAAGTGACACAAAACTCAAGACCTCAGTGTCCAAAATGTTACGAGGGAAAACAATAAAAGAATCTTCATCCACACGTCAGAGAGAGTCTAGTTTAGTGTGTGTGAAGAAAGAGGTGAACATACATGGACGGCACCTCACTGTGGTGGAGCTTCCAGCTCTCACTCGGCTCTCAGAAGAGGAAGTGATAAACCAGACTCTCCAGTGTGTATCTCTCTGTGATTCTGGAGTTCATAGTTTCTTCCATATTATTCCTGTTGGTCCACTTACTGACGGAGACAAAACAGAAATGGAGAGGATCCATAAGATATTTTACTCCAAAGACCACTTCTCTGTGCTTTTCACAGCAGATCTCATTGTTGACCAAAATGTGACAGATTTTGTGACATCCGAAGAATATAAGAGGATTGTCGATCTTTATGGGTGTTGGAACAAGGTGATAGGATTGAAGGAACATAGAGGAACACAGATCTATGACCTGTTGGAATGTATAGAGAACTTTAAAAAGGAACCATATTCACTCCAGATGTACATAAAAGCTCAAGAAAACAGAGTCAGGGATGAACTAGAGGAAAAACTGAGTGAAATGAAGAGTACAATCAAAGAGTTACAGCAGAAGATTCAAGAGG atgatgaagatgaatcAACAGATTCAGGCTCTTTAAGGATAGTGATGATTGGAAAGACTGGAAATGGAAAAAGTGAAACAGGAAACACCATCCTCAATAGAAAAGAGTTTCACACTGAAGCCAGTTCAGATTCTGTGACGACTCTCTGTATGAAAGGAGTTGGTGAAGTTCAGGGTAAAGCAGTAGCTGTTGTTGATACTCCAGGTCTGTTTGATACCACACTGTCCAATGAACAAGTGCAGGAAGAAATTGTGAAATGTGTTTCACTGTCAGCACCTGGACCCCATGTCTTCATTGTTGTCTTGAAAGTGGGAAGATTCACAAAGGAGGAGAAAGACACTGTGGATCTGATAAAGGGGATTTTTGGACCAAATGCTGCACAGTTCAGCATTGTTCTCTTCACAAGAGGAGATGACctggaaaaacaaacaatagaACAATATGTAGAGAAAAGTAAAAATGCAGATCTCAAGAAATTGATCAGAGACTGTGGAAACAGGTTTTTGGTTTTTAATAACAGAGAAAAGGATGATCGCACACAAGTTACTCAGCTTTTTAAGATTATAGAAGAAGTGAAAAAATCTAATAAGGGGCAGTATTTCACAAACAGCATGTTTGAAGAAGCAGAGATGTCCATTAAAAAGAGAGTGGAGGAAATactgaaagaaaaagagagagaaatccAGGCAAAGTATCACACAGAAATGGAAAGCATGATGGAGAGActagagaaagagaaaagagaagcagatgaggaaaaaatgaaaatggaggCTCAGTTCAGAGAAAAAGAGGAGACTCTCAAAAAAGAGTttgatgaaaaagaaaaaaaagaacagaacaGACAAGAGGAAGAGAACAAGAGGAGTttagaagaagaaaaacaacaaaaacatgaatatgACCAAAAAATTGAAGTGATGCAGAGAGAGATGGAAAATCAGAGATCACTCtatgaaaaacaacaaaaagaaaaagaagagcaGGATAAAAAGAGAGAAGAGAAATATAAACAAGATCAAAAAAACCTTATAGATGAGCAAAAGCGTGCCATTGAACAATTACAAAGGGAACAAGAAGAGGAAACTGAAAGAAGACATTTGGAGGAACAAGAGAAAATTAGGGACGAAGaggaagagagacagagatggcaaagaaaaataaaagagcatgaaaatgacaaaaaagagATTCAAGAGAAAATTAAACAGCAACAGAGAGAATGGGAAGAGCGAACGAAAAGACAGATGAGAGAACGAGAGGAAGAGGACAGAAAGCAAAAAGAGAGACATGAAGAACAAttaagagaaaaagagaaggaAAGGGAGAAAATAAGAGACAAATTTCAAAGAGAAAGAGATGAAGAAAGACAAAAGTTAGAGGAGGAGAGACAGCAGTGGAAAGATgcagagaaaagagagagagagcgaaaaGAGAGAGAATTTGAAGAAATGAAAAAACATTATGAACAGCAGGCACGAGATAGAAAAGAAGATTGGGAGAGAACTAAACGAAACGATGATGAgagaagagaagaagagagaaatAGATGGAGGAAAACGATAGAATATCTTAAGCAAGAGCAAGAGCAGGAGAACAGCAGAAGAGATGcagaggagaaagagagaaaagtaaaagaaaaaaatgagcaTGATAAAATGAAAGAGGAATATGAACAGAAAATTAAGTATATAGAGAAGGAATATGAAGATGAAGCCAGAAAACAAGCAGAGGAATTTAATGAGTTCAGAGAGAATAAAGATCTGCACATTCAAGAGCTCTGTGACAGGCTTAATGATattcaaaaacaatataaagTACTGGATGAACTGTATAGTCACTTCAAAGAAAAAACAAGCATAAAAACTACAGAATTGGAGAAAGAAATTGAACAAttgaaaaagaaaggaaaatgtacaattcagtaA